The genome window ATACCAAATGTAACAGGTTCAAATCTCTATGTTATTACAAATTGTATTTTagctacaaatataatattgtagaCTAATGAACATAATTTCAAAAGGAAGAGAGAAAGCATCATCCTTATATATAGATGAAGTGATCTCATGTTGGAAGTGGGCGTTTAAAATATTGCATTAAAcaaatgcaaattaaaaataataataaaaaaaggatTAGTTAATTGTTATGGGTGAAAAAATGGGAAGGATTGTCACCATCAACATAACAGTACAGTTGTAATGCAATATTGTTAGCAAAAAAAATAGGGTCAGTGTAATGGTACCTTTTCCTTAACTATCAAATTAGGCAAAGCAAACAACAATTAGTTGAAAACGAACACTGGTCAAAAGTAGTATTCCAGTTAAGGAGAGCATCATTAAAGATGACAGCCTCATATGTTGCTCTGATTTGACGTATTAATCACAGTGGCTTTGATCATTCCTGTACACTAGCTACCATATCATAGCATGCCATCATATTCTAGCATGAAGTCTATGACTCTATCTCTCTATCTTCTATCCTCATCTCATCCCATACCTTAAATTTTAATCCTCTATTTAGCACCGGTAGTTCGAGTGATTGACTATTTGActtaaagttaaaattttagCAGTAGTTAGGATCGATATAGAGTTTGGTTCTTTGGACTCTTCAAATTGGTGAAAGTGTAGAGATTGATCCTTTGTGCATGTCTAGAGTCAATATAGGCTGACAAAGAAGTAAAATTGTACTGTGAGGTTGGACTACACGCTCTTTACCTCCTTCCTTTAGTCCCTCTTGAACAAAGATTCTGACGTATGTTGAAAAACTTAATAGTtcaatttttatgtttaaattcccaaaatttttttccttttttttttgggcgtAATAATAATTGTAGTTTCGTAATTATTGAAACTAACCAAATCCAAAACAACAGTAGCAAAAAGTTTGATGTTTTTGTCTGTACTCCGTTCTTGATGCCATTTAGCTGTTATCTCTTGTGTGATTGCGTTTGGATGCAAGAATTATTTGGGTTTAATCAGATCAGATTTAAAACAGAAATAATGTCGTCAACTTTTACGATCTGCAGGATCTTTGCTGCCTCCATGCAAGAAAGCATGGAGGCCATTTAATTTCTTCCGGGCGGGGGCGATCAGATTAGGACATTTTAATGGAATCTTAGAGAACATTATCGACCTGTTGTTTTTTTGCATTATACAAAGTATACAACTAGGTTTGACAAGTACGTACGACGTCTCTTTAATTACTCAATTCTATGCATAATTTAATGTCACCTTTGGTGTCTTCCTTTCCTAAAAAGAAAAAGCTAGAAATTGGGTTCACATTGTAGGTTAGGTTAGTTCTTGGATGATCCGTAACAGTTTTGTTAGTTGATTGTGGAGATGAGGATGGGCTAGTAATAAGTTACAAGTTGTGTTTGATTGGGATTATACAATTAGTCTAATACACCTCCCAATCTTAAGCCACATGATCTAACATGCTTTCCAATTTACCCTGACCTTGAGGGTTGCCAAATAATCGGGTAGCAAAGGGGTTTCAGGTAACTAAAGCATTTTAGGGAAGTTGACAGTCTTCCCTGACTTTAACAGATCCACCCCAAATCAAACAAGATACATAAATCATTCAAATGTTATATCACTATCCAATCACACGATCAGGTTTATGGCGACACTTAGTGCCACTAATATGAGTGCGGGTTATCGGAGCGACACATGGATGTAATGTCGAGACttaaaaatcttttataaaGGCTCATTTAATGCACCGTTAAAAGGAGTAGAGATCGTCCTGCTTTGAGATATATACTCTATTCTTGACTAGGCGTTATGCATTTAAGAGAATTTACATCATCAGTGTTAcgttgtaaattgtaataaaagTAATTCAATCGAATTTTAGTCGGGATGGGGAAAGATTAGAGGTTTGGTTTGTATTGATTAACGAAGGCAGAGGGCAGGAATAAGTCAGGGGTGGAGCCTGCAAGTCGTTGTCTTTACCCAATAGGCCAATATAATGGGGTTAGGTTAGGAGTCATTATCCATACAGACACCATTGCTGATATTGGCAAATCCCTTTCAACTTCAACCAGCAAAAACTAAATCATTCTACACTGCATTTCTCTTATGGCTTCTATAATTATCGTGACGTGGTCGCATCACCACTAATGGACCGATCGAGGCTAACTATATacaattatatgttatatattatattatatgttcaataaCAAGGTGGGCATAAATAGAGGGGAGAGGGTAGGTGGGCCCTGGGATGGTGTCAGAATGGTTGTTTGGTGTCCTTTCTCTTGTGATGGGCTTTGGGATCTTTCATTTTCCATCTCCTAAGAGTTGGGCTTTCTTCTTTTCTCAGATTTGTCCTATCCTCATGGCTACTATTGAGGTCTTTTCTCTATCGGAGATGATTAAAATGGTCCCCTTGGAGAGCACTCCAGTTTCAGACTGACagttaatttgaaattattcgTTTGGACCCTCTCCTTTCCACACTATTGGAAGTATATGTAGCATTTGCTTTTTTGCACCTTGCTAATTcactttcttttattaatttaaagaCAATATGTACAAATTAAAGCTTCTAGTGGGATTACACAAAGTTGCTTATATCGTATGCTGCACTCAAACTAGGGATGACAATAATGGTACAACTTGAGGAAGGATATTATATTCAAGGAAgagtaatataaaattaaatattatttaaaaaaaaagtaaacttgAAGGGTACATACCTTAAAAAAATTTGGAGAAGAACTCTCATAGGTCTAAAGATTTTGACACAATCATCTAAGAGTGAATGTTGAACTAACAAGGGAAAGGAGGAGAGTTCAACACACATAGTCCAGCTAGTCCTTTAGGACCTCAATATATAGGAAACACTCGAACAGAAGGTCTGCAGCTCTATTATAAGAAACACTGAGTATACCCCGCTCTTGTAAGCAAATTAGCTAGAAAGTACGTACTAGGTAAATTATGTTCTTTGTGAACAAATTAGATAGTATAGGATGGTGAAATATGCTTTACACAATTACCCCTCTCCAAGCTTCACAGGTGTTCATGTGTAATGGAGgggtaaatcatatttgaaagaCTCCCTGCAGTGAATTTCATTGTGACAATAATGTTGATAATAAGAATTAGATTTATAACTTTTTATTACGAAAATTATGGTCTATTCTTTAAGTTCTgtactatatatttttaatcatgAAATAGGCAACATCATTCATTAGGTACTCCAGGTTGATATGAAGATAGGAAAAATCTATCATTGTACTTGAAATTAGGATGAGGACAAGAAAATTATCGAACACTCCCACATTTATTTTGTCCCGTTAACATTCTTTAATCTTATCTTCAACCTGcccaaacaaacaaataaataaacatataggTCAAAAACATTGGAATAAAAGCATGAATTAATTAGATAGTTTAATCGTATGATGTTGATGGACTGCGCAATTAGGTTGGAATTTGAAGACAGCTAACAGAAATCTGTCAAACCCAacgattttttttcttaataaattgTTTGGTAGAAATAATGTATATGTTCCACATTCGCTAAATTAATTATGATGCATCAAAAATCTCGCCTTTAAGGTAGCCCAGTAGCCCACTATAGTCAAGTTTCAGCtataatttgtatatttctGCACACAAGAAATCCTAACTCACACCCTAGACCAATATGGGGAGCTAATATCTAATTTTTGTCAGGGATATGATAGGTTTGAATCTCCACCCTGATACTGGAAGTAACACTAATGACGATTGAGCTGACCACGCAAGCTAGCCCGAGGGCCCAACgacttttattattgttattataggCATGCATGTatgtcaaattatattgtgaatcgGGGCCCCATTACAACGTGATCCacgaaaaaatataaatttttagtatatcaattgttttacttatttatttttatatattatattaacaatataagcctttaaaaaaaatacactgtGTTCTAAAGCAGGATGATTAAGGCATGCACTAATtcaccaagaaaaaaaaaaacaatttcctaaAAACATTGGGTgctaaatataaaaattcagTATAGTTATGATGATGGCTCTTATCCCAAACCTAAACCCCCGACATGAGGAAGAATAAAGTTTGGACCAATGGGAGATGCTAAATTGCCTAATCCGCAATCATTAAGTTGATCGAATTGTCATGCACTAAGTTAACGTTTAATGTTGTTTTTAATGCACTTAGCGACAAAGGAAATAATTCACCAACCCTAAGCCCTACACAATTCTGTTGAAGCAACACTACTGTTTCTGTATGTATGGGCCACGAAGTCGTCGCATGCATGGCAACAGTGACAACCttaacattaatatatgtaaataattatttttaattaattaagggtgATGAAGTGCATGAATTGGAGAATTAGTAAAACTGATTGATACGGAGTAGATATAGAATATTAATTAGCAATTATTAAAGAAGAGACCAGGTCATCAACCACTAATTTGTCGTTAGAGGTTCAATGATTATCAACATTGTACAGTACTAGGATGTGACAATGACACAATGGGATGTGCTAATTATTGGGTTGGCTTTCTCATTTAGTGGGGTGACAAAATTAATGGCGCAGTTTTCCTGCCCATGCACACaactaatttttaattaatatatgtatttcatTAAATGAAATGAGTTTGATTTCGTCTTGTTAAATTCTGGATATGTTAATATTTGTTAATTGAGTAATAATTGTTAAAAATACCCTCTCAATTAGAGTTGGAATAAAATTTGAGTTTAAAAGAACATTATgtataatattaagaaaaatgttAGACAATTATGCCTCGAGACTTGGTAGACCAACTTCATGAGGTagagttgttaaaacttaaaacgcACAAatgtaaacattcaatatataaatttagcaatgaatattcaatatataaattgtgaacatttagtatgtagaTGATGTGTTTTAAACCCGAgtctacagaataatttgtctTGGAAAGAAGGGTACATAATCTGAAATTAGGCCGGCCCACCTCGTATTATCCCATATTATGTTGAAATTTTGGCTGATCTGAGCCCAAATACACAGACTCAGGTCCACAAGAGTTTTCTAGAACTCTGTTTCAATGGCTAGTAGTGAGTAACCCCACGTGTCGCCTCTAGCTTTGCCTAGCCCAGACATAGCTAAAGTGATAGCCGATAGGCAATAGATGTTGCTGACATCACCCCCACCCATTGCAGTATTTTCACTGCCCCGACGATATCGACGTCCAAAACCGTCATCTATTGTCTTCATACGATCCTCGGCGTCAATGGAGGCTGCACAACCGAAAAAAGTGGTGGTTTGCGGCGGCGGAGTCATCGGAGTGTGCACTGCTTATTTCTTGTCCAAAAAGGGCGCCGCCGTGACCTTGGTGGAGAAGTCCTCCATCGCCTGCGCAGCTTCCGGCAAGGCGGGAGGGTTTCTAGCCCTAGATTGGTGCGACGGCGGCCCCATCTCCGCGCTCGCGAGAGCTAGCTTCGATCTCCACCGTTCGCTCGCCGAAGAACTCGATGGTCCCCAATCGTACGGCTACCGTCCGCTGACAACGCTCAGTTTCAGCATCAAGGAATCACAGCCGTCGAATCCCTCGGGAAGCCGGAGCCCAGCGCTTCCGTCTTGGGTCGACGGCCCAGCTAAGGGCCCAAAAACTATTGGGACTGTTGGTACGACGGCCCAAGTGCACCCTCAGCTATTCACCAAAGCTTTGTTGTGTAAAGCGGTGGAGCAGCACGGCGTTGAGGTGGTGATCGGCAAGTTGGAGAGAATTGAGGCGGCGGAGGGGAGAGCGACGGCGGTGGTGCTGGAAGGAGGGAGACAGATAGAAACCGACGCCGTTGTCTTGGCTCTTGGGCCATGGACTAGCAAATTGAGCCTTTtgaactccattttcagggtaTATGGGCTTAAGGCCCATAGCATTGTCTTGGAGCCCAAAGCTCCCGATGTAATAACACCCCATGCTTTGTTTCTTAGTTACTACCCGGCCCAAGGTGGCGGCCCAATGGATCCAGAAGTGTATCCTCGTCCCACAGGTATGTTACTATGATCAAAGTTGTGTTCAAAATGATTCCTATGACCTACGTGATTGCACCCACAATAGTTATGCCGTAGACCAatgtctaccttgcaaggtggacttagGTCTAAAAacgatgttttttttttttttaaatccttttttttttacttttttttactaaatatatTGACCTGAAATGTGGAATACAAACTTTACATTcatatacactatactctacattcacacattacaggattatatgttttaactatattaccactgttatgcattcacacattcaaaactctatattcataggttttgtactccatattcacaatgtGAGAACTCCTCTTTCACACATTacaggctacaagttgctataactttttaactctattacagattcacacatgcataactctacattcatgatttatatattccatattcacaatttgaaacctccacattcacacatttctgagcaactctacattcacacaatcataagtctacattcacgatttctatactctacattcacactttaaaacctccacattcacacattttggacaactctatattcaacaatatttttactaattaaacaaaaaaaaaaaaaagacaaaacgacgtagttttggacccaggtccacagcataatttgcgatTGCACCCACTATAAATTATACCAGGATCAGGTCTGGTCCACTTTCTACCTTGTATTGTAGATTCTGgtttaaaaatatcatttatttatatgtagTTGATAACTTTTGTACCtatagttatcatattatacattagcaattatcaagttatttgtttacatgtacaaaaactgttaactacatatttgaaatttgttaactgtaaatacataatatgttaactaaaaCACTCCATGTATGTTTTTTGAATCACCTTAAAAATTAGTTGTTACTATCTAAAGGTGTACAATTGAGCATCGTAAAAACCACCTTATGGTCCTTAGTCGAGTTGCCTTATGATTTTGGGTCGACAAAGATTACAAAGAATTAAACCAGTTTGATataattaattgactaaaatCAAGAAGATTAATAAGCACCTCAACTTGACTAATTTGACTGGACTTACCTTGATAGTATTATAATGGTGTTGGTAAATTTGATAGGGGAGGTATATGTATGCGGAATGTCAGCAAACGCAGAGGTCGCCGACGATCCAGAGCAGATAGCTTCGGTCCCAGAATCCATTGCGGTGCTCAAGAGAATAGCCGGAAATGTGTCAAGCCATTTGGTGGAAGGGGAAGCGGCGGTGAAGGCGGAGCAAGCCTGCTTCCTACCTTGCACCGATGATAGCGTGCCGGTGATCGGAGAAGTTCCCGGCGTGAAGGGATGCTACGTTGCGACTGGCCATAGCTGTTGGGGTATCCTAAATGGCCCTGCCACTGGTGCTTCCATGGCGGAACTTGTGATGGATGGTCGATCTAGCATCGTTGATCTCAGCGCATTTAGTCCCTCAAGATTTGTTCGCGCTGCCAAATCCTAGAACTTTcggtgtgtatatgtatatacatgatCAAGAAGGTTACCATTCTGATAGTACAGTGTTTCATTCTTGGATCATATCCTAAAAAGCATGCTGAATAAAGTTCTATTGGTTTCTTCTCCTTAAAATTGTAAAGAAGGGCATTTGCTTAAACAAATTAAGATTCTTGGTCCAAAAATATGACTTAGCTTGATGATTAACTTGGTAATCATACGattacaagttcaattcttaTTGAGTGCGgattattagtttttttatttttatttttattttatttaagtcAGTTAATTATAAGCGGGATTTACTCCATAAACATAATCAGGTAGTTGTTGTAAGTTTTCCTTGTCACTCAAAAATGCATATGAAATATATGATCTTTAAGTATCTTTAAATACCTAATAGAACTGTCCAAATCCGAAAGCCTGAGTCTATTAGGGTATTAGGTATACTTGAGTAATATCATTAGTAGCTGACTAGCTGATATGAGCCATTGATTGACGATGATCTTGCAGCAAGAATACGAATAATGTACAGAATATTACTTTGTATATGCAATTAGgaaaataattatcatttatgtgtaattagtaattaggagaataattaatcatttcattattataattaaattattttaggaaGTTAGATAGTACATATAGAGTATATATTCTATGTAATGTAAAGGCATGCAGAAATCAATTATATTGAAGAGTTCTTCATTTCTTTCATTGCATACTAAATTAGTAAATTTCAATACGTAGCACTAAATATCACACATAGTCACATAGAGCCGTCTCAACGGACACATAAAACATATATGACCATGCACAGTGCTTACTTACGTGTTTACTTAAATATGACTTTTACCACTTATACTGTATTCTTacatactactccgtattactcTATTAGTATCTCTGCATTGATTAAACCcgtgaaattttatttatggaTTGTTAGcagaaatacaaaataatgaaacCTGTACGAACAGCCCTGGTCGGTGCAGTGGGCACTAATTGTTTACTAATTAAGCAACTAAAACAGTTAAAAGCAAGCAGGTGTGTTGATTCCTTGCTTACTCCACTCCCACAAAAACATCCTCAGATTCCCATTTCCAGCTGCACCACAGTCCACAAGATCTGCAGATCCATGCTGCCCAATACCCATCACTCACATGCAAAAAAAGATTTCTTCGATTCCAACTTTTGTGGACACTACTTAGGACAAGGTTACAGCTGATAAACATACATACCTAAATGCTAAGATATATTCGTAATCTGGTACTGTTCTTAGCTCCAACTGTATATGTTCGATCCCATTCTATCAACTTTaagattaacatatatattctaatataattGTGTTGGACGGAGTGTTGTTTTCTTCGTGATCACGGGAGTTATGCGTCGAAGGTTTGTGATTCCTCGCTGAATATATTATCCATTTTTTCAATTCTGTTTTTCTTGTTATTCCCAGCTTTCTAACACTCTGAAATTAAATCTAGTGTTATGTTTTTCTAGATAGTTTATTAGTGATTAGTTTAGAAGACAGCCCACGTGCACTCACAGCTTATGGAGCCTACACCTTTTTGACTAATCCCAGATTTGTAATAGATAGACTAGGCTTTTTGGCGCCCACAAAGTTGGCATTTACTAAATTATGTGCCAAGCAATGAGAATAGAGACCCTAGAGCagttaaatatataattaattaattaatgcgtTGTAGGGTTACGATGTACCAAAGAAAATAGTGTTTAGTATGAATAATAGTATGTATTCAGTATTGTGGAGataaagggtgtgtttggttgggggtttaggcataaggtatgggtatcaaagtgattgttagtgtttggttgataggttttgtgaatgctactatgggtttggaataccccattaatggcaaaacccatacccttattaaataagggtttcatcttccttcatcatttcttccccaactattaataatcattcccattccacacaactaccaaacatgctaaatactttcaccaaaacccattacccttaccaagtatttgatacccattccaattccgattcccatgtgcgaaccaaacgcacccaaAGTGTTGATATTATCGGAtgtaattcaaataatatatataatgatatgtGATATTCCGTATTTAgttataatacattatattgatGTGTAAATTAGATGTATGTATTTTTAAGGAAGAAAGTACGAAGTAGTATTTTATATAAACATGTGAGTCTTAGTACACAAGTCACTAGAGTTCGTGATCAAGAAGTTCTAGTAAAGTTTGGTGATACTAAGAGAGGTTTGGCTCAAAAATTAAAGCCAGAAGTAAATTGTCTTTTATAGTGTTACGTTGA of Ipomoea triloba cultivar NCNSP0323 chromosome 3, ASM357664v1 contains these proteins:
- the LOC116011794 gene encoding putative oxidoreductase TDA3, producing MLLTSPPPIAVFSLPRRYRRPKPSSIVFIRSSASMEAAQPKKVVVCGGGVIGVCTAYFLSKKGAAVTLVEKSSIACAASGKAGGFLALDWCDGGPISALARASFDLHRSLAEELDGPQSYGYRPLTTLSFSIKESQPSNPSGSRSPALPSWVDGPAKGPKTIGTVGTTAQVHPQLFTKALLCKAVEQHGVEVVIGKLERIEAAEGRATAVVLEGGRQIETDAVVLALGPWTSKLSLLNSIFRVYGLKAHSIVLEPKAPDVITPHALFLSYYPAQGGGPMDPEVYPRPTGEVYVCGMSANAEVADDPEQIASVPESIAVLKRIAGNVSSHLVEGEAAVKAEQACFLPCTDDSVPVIGEVPGVKGCYVATGHSCWGILNGPATGASMAELVMDGRSSIVDLSAFSPSRFVRAAKS